The following proteins are encoded in a genomic region of Nonomuraea muscovyensis:
- a CDS encoding DUF1707 SHOCT-like domain-containing protein, which yields MSDLPDRDPRQMRPSDRDRDRTLDILRAATEEGRLPMTEFHERLDLVYSARTYGELERITHDLPDTTPRTEPASGGARSRAGKLGLAFMGGFTRAGRWRAARTFTSVTVWGGGTIDLREAILDGNEIRIRAFAIMGGVGVIVPEDADVEVSGVGIMGGFDHRANGPGRPGGPRVVVTGLAFWGGVGTMRKRREGRKDDSAG from the coding sequence ATGTCCGACCTCCCCGATCGCGATCCCCGGCAGATGCGCCCCTCCGACCGTGATCGCGACCGCACGCTAGACATCCTGCGCGCGGCCACGGAGGAGGGCCGGCTGCCGATGACGGAGTTCCACGAGCGGCTCGACCTCGTCTACTCCGCCAGGACCTACGGCGAGCTGGAGCGGATCACCCACGACCTGCCCGACACGACGCCGCGGACGGAGCCCGCGAGCGGCGGGGCGCGCAGCCGGGCCGGCAAGCTGGGGCTGGCGTTCATGGGCGGTTTCACCCGGGCCGGCCGCTGGCGGGCGGCCCGGACGTTCACGTCCGTGACGGTGTGGGGCGGCGGCACGATCGACCTGCGCGAGGCGATCCTCGACGGGAACGAGATCCGGATCAGGGCGTTCGCGATCATGGGCGGCGTCGGCGTCATCGTCCCCGAGGACGCCGACGTGGAGGTCTCCGGCGTCGGGATCATGGGCGGCTTCGACCACCGGGCCAACGGGCCGGGCCGGCCGGGCGGTCCCCGGGTGGTGGTCACCGGCCTCGCGTTCTGGGGCGGGGTCGGCACCATGCGCAAGCGCCGCGAGGGCCGCAAGGACGACAGCGCCGGATAG
- a CDS encoding gas vesicle protein K codes for MSSTSPDRPGREARSPRLRIETDPEAVERDLSRLVLTLVELVRQLVERQSIRRMEQGDLSDEQVETLGLTLMKLEEAMNELCERFDLTPADLNLDLGPLGTLLPED; via the coding sequence ATGTCCTCGACCAGCCCTGACCGGCCCGGCCGGGAGGCGCGCTCGCCCCGGCTGCGCATCGAGACCGATCCCGAGGCGGTGGAGCGCGACCTGTCCCGGCTCGTGCTCACGCTCGTCGAGCTGGTGCGCCAGCTCGTCGAGCGCCAGTCGATCCGCCGGATGGAGCAGGGCGACCTGTCGGACGAGCAGGTCGAGACGCTGGGGTTGACGCTGATGAAGCTGGAGGAGGCCATGAACGAGCTGTGCGAGCGGTTCGACCTGACCCCGGCCGACCTCAACCTGGATCTGGGGCCGCTCGGCACGCTCCTGCCGGAGGACTAG
- a CDS encoding gas vesicle protein: MTFEETRGAALAAEGRLPSERVALVDLLDRLLAGGVVISGDLVLSIADIDLVRISIRALITSIRESEPYDVLDQP, from the coding sequence GTGACGTTCGAGGAGACGCGCGGCGCCGCCCTGGCCGCCGAGGGGCGCCTGCCGTCGGAGCGGGTGGCCCTGGTCGACCTGCTGGACCGGCTGCTGGCCGGCGGCGTGGTCATCAGCGGCGACCTCGTCCTGTCCATCGCCGACATCGACCTGGTCCGCATCTCCATCCGGGCGTTGATCACCTCGATCCGGGAGTCCGAACCCTACGATGTCCTCGACCAGCCCTGA